A DNA window from Zingiber officinale cultivar Zhangliang chromosome 3A, Zo_v1.1, whole genome shotgun sequence contains the following coding sequences:
- the LOC122051989 gene encoding phosphoribulokinase, chloroplastic-like, producing the protein MASCTIHTAPYSCSISRPAAKAFSLGFHQRHQQLIFFSSGRRSAVVCSAEKTVVIGLAADSGCGKSTFMRRLTSVFGGAAEPPRGGNPDSNTLISDTTTVICLDDYHSLDRTGRKEKGVTALDPRANDFDLMYEQVKAIKDGVAVEKPIYNHVTGLLDPPELIKPPKILVIEGLHPMYDSRVRDLLDFSIYLDISNEVKFAWKIQRDMAERGHSLESIKASIEARKPDFDAYIDPQKQYADAVIEVLPTQLIPDDDEGKVLRVRLIMKEGVKRFAPIYLFDEGSTISWIPCGRKLTCSYPGIKFFYGPETYFSNEVSVVEMDGKFDRLDELIYVESHLSNLSTKFYGEVTQQMLKHSDFPGSNNGTGLFQTIVGLKIRDLYEQIVAERAAASAAAAKV; encoded by the exons ATGGCCAGCTGCACAATCCACACCGCTCCTTATTCCTGCTCTATATCAAGGCCAGCTGCTAAGGCCTTCAGCTTGGGCTTCCACCAGAGGCATCAGCAGCTCATCTTCTTCAGCAGCGGAAGGAGGAGTGCAGTGGTGTGCTCTGCTGAGAAGACAGTGGTGATAGGGCTGGCAGCCGACTCAGGGTGTGGCAAGAGCACCTTTATGAGGAGGCTGACAAGTGTGTTTGGGGGAGCAGCAGAGCCACCCAGGGGAGGGAATCCAGACTCCAATACCTTGATCAGCGACACCACCACTGTGATATGCCTTGACGACTACCACTCCCTGGACAGGACAGGAAGGAAGGAGAAGGGGGTGACTGCACTGGACCCGAGGGCCAACGACTTCGACCTCATGTATGAGCAGGTGAAGGCGATCAAGGATGGAGTGGCCGTGGAGAAGCCCATCTACAACCATGTCACTGGTCTGCTCGACCCCCCTGAGCTCATCAAGCCACCCAAGATCCTGGTCATTGAAGGATTGCACCCTAT GTACGACTCTCGTGTGAGAGATCTCTTGGACTTCAGCATCTACTTGGATATCAGTAACGAGGTCAAGTTTGCCTGGAAAATTCAG AGAGATATGGCGGAACGGGGACACAGTCTTGAAAGCATCAAAGCTAGCATTGAAGCTCGAAAACCCGATTTTGATGCTTACATTG ATCCACAGAAGCAATATGCTGATGCTGTGATTGAAGTCCTACCGACACAGCTAATCCCTGATGACGACGAGGGGAAGGTGCTGCGTGTGAGGTTGATCATGAAGGAAGGGGTGAAGCGATTCGCTCCCATCTACCTCTTCGATGAAGGCTCCACTATCTCATGGATTCCCTGCGGCAGGAAACTGACTTGCTCATACCCTGGCATCAAGTTCTTCTATGGCCCTGAGACTTACTTCTCCAACGAG GTTTCTGTTGTGGAGATGGATGGGAAGTTTGACAGGTTGGACGAGCTGATCTATGTGGAGAGCCATCTCAGCAACTTATCGACCAAGTTTTATGGCGAGGTGACACAGCAGATGTTGAAGCACTCAGACTTCCCGGGCAGCAACAATGGCACTGGACTCTTCCAAACCATTGTTGGATTGAAGATTAGAGATTTGTATGAGCAAATTGTTGCTGAGAGGGCAGCAGCTTCTGCTGCAGCAGCTAAAGTTTGA